The Agrobacterium vitis genome has a segment encoding these proteins:
- a CDS encoding helicase HerA-like C-terminal domain-containing protein: protein MLEDGKLFLGASRKPDDAFNAPEYLELKLANRHGLITGATGTGKTVTLQILAEGFASAGVPVFCADIKGDLSGIAAPGEAKDFLIKRAEEIGLSPYPFEEFPVTFWDLYGEKGHRVRTTIAEMGPLLLARLMEASEAQEGVLNIAFKIADEGGLALLDLKDLQALLSYMAENSSTLSGQFGLISKSSVGSLQRALLLLESQGADQFFGEPALSIQDIMRVAPDGRGTISVLAADRLMMNPRLYATFLLWLLSELFEELPEVGDMAQPKLVFFFDEAHLLFRDAPKVLVERVEQVVRLIRSKGVGVYFVTQNPLDVPETILAQLGNRVQHALRAYTPREQKAVKTAAETFRPNPAFSCEEAITALGTGEALVSTLQGKGVPSMVERTLIRPPSARIGPLTDSERTAIIGASPMANLYDRTIDRHSAFEILAERAEKATGRSGADDRTDDGAEGTTAASRWKLPGFGDEAPEQKNTTTRQTPDRTAPPGRQRQTVIEAAMKSAARSLASQVANQLGRALVRGILGSLKR, encoded by the coding sequence ATGCTTGAAGATGGAAAATTGTTTCTCGGGGCCAGCCGCAAGCCGGATGATGCTTTCAACGCACCGGAATATCTGGAATTGAAACTGGCCAACCGCCACGGCCTGATCACCGGCGCGACCGGCACCGGCAAGACCGTGACGCTGCAAATCCTGGCGGAAGGTTTCGCCAGTGCGGGTGTTCCGGTGTTCTGCGCCGACATCAAGGGCGATCTGTCGGGCATCGCCGCGCCGGGGGAGGCCAAGGATTTCCTGATAAAGCGCGCTGAGGAGATCGGGCTTTCACCCTATCCCTTCGAGGAATTTCCGGTCACCTTCTGGGATCTCTACGGCGAAAAGGGCCATAGGGTCCGCACAACCATCGCCGAAATGGGGCCGCTTTTGCTGGCCCGTCTGATGGAAGCCTCGGAAGCCCAGGAGGGGGTGCTGAACATCGCCTTCAAGATCGCCGATGAGGGCGGGCTGGCGCTGCTGGACCTCAAGGATTTGCAAGCGCTGCTGAGCTATATGGCGGAAAATTCCAGCACCCTGTCCGGCCAATTCGGGCTGATCTCCAAATCCTCGGTTGGTTCGCTGCAACGGGCGCTGTTGCTGCTGGAAAGCCAGGGCGCCGACCAGTTTTTCGGCGAACCGGCGCTGTCCATCCAGGATATCATGCGGGTTGCGCCGGATGGGCGAGGGACGATTTCGGTGCTGGCCGCCGACCGACTGATGATGAACCCACGGCTTTACGCCACGTTCCTGCTCTGGCTGCTGTCGGAACTGTTCGAGGAACTGCCTGAAGTTGGCGATATGGCTCAGCCCAAACTGGTATTTTTCTTTGATGAGGCGCATCTCTTGTTTCGCGATGCGCCGAAAGTTCTTGTCGAGCGGGTGGAGCAGGTGGTGCGGCTGATCCGCTCCAAGGGCGTCGGCGTTTATTTCGTCACGCAAAATCCGCTGGATGTGCCCGAAACCATTCTGGCGCAATTGGGCAACCGGGTGCAGCATGCGCTGCGCGCCTATACGCCCCGCGAACAGAAGGCGGTGAAGACCGCCGCTGAAACCTTCCGGCCCAATCCGGCTTTTTCCTGCGAAGAGGCGATTACGGCACTTGGCACCGGTGAGGCCCTGGTCTCGACCCTTCAGGGCAAGGGTGTGCCCTCCATGGTCGAACGTACCCTGATCCGCCCGCCCTCCGCCCGCATCGGCCCGCTGACCGACAGCGAGCGGACGGCAATCATCGGCGCCAGCCCCATGGCGAACCTCTATGATCGCACCATCGACCGGCACTCGGCCTTCGAAATCCTGGCGGAACGGGCCGAAAAAGCCACGGGACGCAGCGGGGCCGATGATAGGACCGATGACGGTGCCGAAGGCACCACCGCCGCCAGCCGTTGGAAATTGCCGGGCTTTGGCGATGAAGCACCAGAGCAAAAAAACACCACCACCCGCCAAACGCCTGACCGCACCGCACCCCCCGGCCGCCAACGCCAAACGGTGATCGAGGCAGCAATGAAAAGCGCCGCCCGTTCGCTGGCCAGCCAGGTCGCCAACCAGCTCGGCCGGGCGCTGGTTCGGGGGATTTTGGGCAGTTTGAAACGGTAG
- a CDS encoding undecaprenyl-diphosphate phosphatase, translated as MADACVVGSATGFVDLSFIQTAFLGVVQGVTELVPVSSSAHMRVVPALLGWPDPGAAFSAAMQMAALVGVISYFWRDIYGLASGSISAVKRRDFENFDFQLVLWILIATLPIIVAGLALSHTLNSCGSPLRSLWAVGLACLVMGGLLAATELLAKHRRDLPSIRPLDILLVGIAQVGALIPGVSRSGATMTAALALGFKREEAARFSFLLGLPAILLAGLKEVWELHKLALDSHGWALLGVGLVAGGISSLIAIWGLMRFLERFSTWPFVIYRIILGVVLLAAAASGMAS; from the coding sequence ATGGCGGATGCATGTGTGGTGGGTTCGGCAACGGGTTTTGTCGATCTGAGTTTTATCCAGACGGCGTTTCTGGGCGTGGTGCAGGGGGTGACGGAACTGGTGCCGGTTTCCTCCTCGGCCCATATGCGGGTAGTGCCAGCGCTGCTGGGCTGGCCCGATCCGGGCGCTGCCTTTTCGGCCGCCATGCAGATGGCGGCGCTGGTCGGGGTGATCAGCTATTTCTGGCGGGATATTTACGGACTGGCCAGTGGCTCGATTAGCGCCGTGAAACGCCGCGACTTCGAGAATTTCGATTTCCAGCTGGTGCTGTGGATTCTGATTGCCACGCTGCCAATCATCGTGGCCGGCCTGGCGCTGTCACATACGCTGAACAGCTGCGGTTCGCCGCTGCGCAGCCTCTGGGCTGTTGGCCTTGCCTGTCTGGTCATGGGCGGGCTGCTGGCCGCCACCGAGCTTCTGGCCAAACACCGCCGTGATCTGCCCAGCATTCGCCCGCTGGATATTCTTCTGGTCGGCATCGCCCAGGTCGGCGCGCTGATCCCCGGCGTGTCGCGTTCCGGCGCTACCATGACAGCGGCCTTGGCGCTGGGCTTCAAGCGTGAGGAAGCGGCGCGCTTTTCCTTCCTGCTCGGCTTGCCAGCCATTCTTCTGGCCGGTCTGAAGGAGGTTTGGGAATTGCACAAGCTGGCGTTGGACAGCCACGGCTGGGCGCTGCTGGGTGTCGGCCTGGTGGCCGGCGGCATCTCCTCGCTCATCGCCATCTGGGGTCTGATGCGCTTTCTGGAGCGTTTCTCCACCTGGCCCTTCGTGATCTACCGGATCATTCTGGGCGTGGTCCTGCTGGCGGCCGCCGCCTCCGGCATGGCGTCCTAA
- a CDS encoding sugar ABC transporter permease, whose protein sequence is MVDHTIGTAANSARPAKGNLWRRFLNATEIDTRLMGMVVALLLIWFGFHILSDGLFLTPRNLWNLSVQAASVSVMATGMVLVIVTRNIDLSVGSILGFVGMMMAVTQTKFLPVMLGYDHPLMWVLALTLGIVIGAAIGAFQGVIIAFLNVPSFIVTLGGLLVWRGCAWMVTSGATVAPMDTRFRLMGGGADGSIGATASWVVGIIACVFIVLSILHSRRQRKRFGFPLKPIWAEYFMGLIGCGAVLGSVSVLNSYYMPVNLARKYAEANNIAWPDSGLDISLGIAIPVLIALGIAMVMNFITNRTRFGRYVFAIGGNPEAAVLAGIKTRWVTVRIFALMGALCAIAAAISTARLNAATNAQGTLDELYTIAAAVIGGTSLAGGAGTIAGAVLGAIVMQSLNSGMVLLGMDTPLQSIVIGMVLVVAVWLDTVYRARTR, encoded by the coding sequence ATGGTGGATCACACAATCGGCACTGCTGCCAATAGCGCCCGCCCGGCCAAGGGCAATCTCTGGCGGCGGTTTCTGAACGCCACCGAAATCGACACCCGGTTGATGGGCATGGTGGTCGCGCTGCTGCTCATCTGGTTCGGCTTCCATATTCTGTCGGATGGTCTGTTTCTGACCCCGCGCAACCTATGGAACCTCTCGGTCCAGGCCGCCTCGGTCTCGGTGATGGCCACGGGAATGGTGCTGGTCATCGTTACCCGCAATATCGATCTGTCCGTCGGATCGATCCTGGGCTTTGTCGGCATGATGATGGCGGTGACGCAGACCAAGTTCCTGCCAGTGATGCTGGGCTATGACCATCCGCTGATGTGGGTGTTGGCGCTGACGCTCGGCATTGTCATTGGCGCGGCCATCGGGGCGTTTCAGGGCGTGATCATCGCCTTTCTCAACGTGCCGTCCTTCATTGTCACGCTGGGCGGTCTGCTGGTCTGGCGCGGCTGCGCCTGGATGGTGACGAGCGGTGCGACCGTCGCGCCGATGGATACCCGTTTTCGCCTGATGGGCGGCGGTGCGGATGGCTCGATTGGGGCCACTGCCAGCTGGGTGGTCGGGATCATCGCCTGCGTGTTCATCGTGTTGTCGATCCTGCATTCCCGCCGTCAGCGCAAGCGGTTCGGCTTTCCGCTAAAGCCGATCTGGGCTGAATATTTCATGGGACTGATCGGCTGCGGTGCGGTGCTTGGCTCTGTCAGCGTGCTCAACAGCTATTACATGCCAGTCAATCTGGCCCGCAAATATGCCGAGGCCAACAATATCGCCTGGCCGGACAGCGGGCTGGACATTTCGCTGGGTATTGCCATTCCGGTGCTGATCGCGCTTGGCATTGCCATGGTCATGAACTTCATCACCAACCGTACACGGTTTGGCCGCTATGTGTTTGCCATTGGTGGCAATCCGGAAGCTGCCGTGCTGGCGGGCATCAAGACCCGCTGGGTGACGGTGCGGATCTTTGCACTGATGGGCGCGCTCTGCGCCATTGCCGCGGCGATTTCCACCGCCCGTCTCAATGCCGCCACCAATGCGCAAGGCACGCTGGACGAGCTTTACACCATTGCCGCAGCGGTGATTGGCGGCACATCGCTGGCCGGTGGGGCCGGCACCATTGCCGGCGCGGTACTGGGCGCCATCGTCATGCAATCGCTGAATTCGGGCATGGTGCTGCTGGGCATGGATACGCCGCTGCAAAGCATCGTCATCGGTATGGTGCTGGTCGTCGCGGTCTGGCTGGATACGGTTTACCGCGCCCGCACCCGATAA
- a CDS encoding HAMP domain-containing methyl-accepting chemotaxis protein, which translates to MRVSLGQLIISLFAIILLVVVGQGIYAVTSLNTISEGTNQIVDKRVPSFILMGQINADLGDIRIAQSNYRSAVTPEQRAIFLGSLNKAYDALAQARKQYEPLIVDKEDQELYDTFSKDWAKAEQLWQKVKTLTDSGSADEAKQLFLGESLAVYAKAGDDIQAAVDDLAENAKDEGAANAEQISLATTVTYIALALAFSIGIGAALISSLRVVRPLKHMTDNMRTLSSGDTSGSVPYMSRKDEIGAMAAALQVFKDGMLRNRALEAEAANNRQKAEADKLRLQQEAEAAAQKKLQEATAGLASGLKRLAAGDLGFELNEPFAPEFDALRLDLNTAVAQLGSTIATVATSANAISDGSREVSQSADDLSKRTEQQAASLEETAAALDQITVNVSNSSKRVEEARGVAKEANSSAVRSGQVVGEAISAMQRIEHSSNQISNIITVIDEIAFQTNLLALNAGVEAARAGEAGRGFAVVATEVRELAQRSAKAAREIKELINKSTQEVENGVRQVQETGDVLKAIEHHVTTINGLMDAIATSSREQSVGLSEVNTAVNQMDQVTQQNAAMVEETSAASANLAQESVRLQQLVSRFIVPGGSRSFDNRYAA; encoded by the coding sequence ATGCGCGTCTCTCTTGGCCAACTTATTATATCATTGTTCGCAATCATTCTTCTGGTCGTGGTTGGCCAAGGCATTTACGCGGTGACTTCGCTGAACACGATCTCGGAGGGGACCAATCAGATCGTCGATAAGCGGGTCCCCTCCTTCATCCTCATGGGGCAGATTAATGCCGACCTGGGCGATATCCGCATTGCGCAGAGCAATTATCGCAGCGCCGTCACACCTGAGCAACGAGCCATCTTTCTGGGATCGCTGAACAAGGCCTATGACGCACTCGCGCAGGCTAGAAAGCAGTATGAACCGCTGATCGTCGACAAAGAAGACCAAGAGCTTTACGACACCTTCTCCAAGGATTGGGCCAAGGCCGAGCAATTGTGGCAGAAGGTCAAGACATTGACGGATAGTGGCAGTGCTGATGAGGCAAAACAGCTGTTTCTGGGAGAATCCCTGGCGGTCTATGCCAAGGCCGGTGACGATATCCAGGCCGCAGTTGACGATCTGGCCGAAAATGCCAAAGACGAAGGTGCCGCCAACGCCGAGCAGATTTCCCTGGCCACGACCGTGACCTATATCGCTCTTGCTCTGGCGTTCAGCATCGGCATCGGCGCGGCACTGATCAGCAGCCTGCGGGTCGTGCGTCCCTTGAAGCACATGACGGACAATATGCGGACCCTGTCTTCCGGGGATACCAGCGGCAGCGTGCCTTACATGAGCCGCAAGGACGAAATCGGCGCGATGGCCGCAGCCCTTCAGGTGTTTAAAGACGGAATGTTGCGCAACCGCGCCCTGGAAGCCGAAGCCGCCAACAACCGCCAGAAGGCCGAAGCCGACAAGCTGCGCCTTCAGCAGGAAGCCGAAGCCGCCGCACAGAAGAAATTGCAGGAAGCCACCGCAGGCCTGGCATCTGGCCTGAAGCGCTTGGCCGCAGGCGACCTCGGGTTTGAACTGAACGAACCGTTTGCACCGGAATTCGACGCTCTGCGCCTTGATCTGAATACCGCTGTCGCCCAATTGGGCAGCACGATTGCAACCGTTGCCACCTCTGCTAACGCTATCAGCGATGGCTCTCGCGAAGTCAGCCAAAGTGCGGACGATCTTTCCAAGCGCACGGAGCAGCAGGCCGCATCGCTGGAAGAAACCGCAGCAGCGCTGGACCAGATCACCGTCAATGTCAGCAATTCCTCAAAGCGCGTTGAAGAAGCACGTGGCGTGGCCAAGGAAGCCAACAGCAGCGCGGTCCGATCCGGCCAGGTGGTTGGCGAAGCCATCAGCGCCATGCAGCGTATCGAGCATTCCTCCAACCAGATTTCCAATATCATCACCGTCATCGACGAGATTGCCTTCCAGACCAATCTTCTCGCCCTGAATGCAGGCGTTGAAGCCGCCCGCGCCGGCGAAGCGGGGCGTGGCTTTGCCGTCGTTGCCACCGAAGTGCGCGAACTGGCGCAACGCTCGGCCAAGGCCGCGCGCGAAATCAAGGAACTGATCAACAAATCCACCCAGGAAGTGGAAAACGGCGTGCGTCAGGTTCAGGAAACCGGCGACGTGCTGAAGGCCATCGAGCATCACGTTACGACGATCAACGGCCTGATGGACGCCATCGCCACCTCCTCGCGTGAACAATCCGTCGGCCTGTCGGAGGTCAATACCGCCGTCAACCAGATGGATCAGGTCACCCAGCAGAATGCCGCCATGGTAGAAGAAACCAGCGCCGCCAGCGCCAATCTCGCCCAGGAGAGCGTGCGTTTGCAGCAACTGGTCTCCCGCTTCATCGTCCCCGGCGGATCGAGAAGCTTCGACAACCGTTATGCGGCGTAA
- a CDS encoding ATP-binding cassette domain-containing protein: MTQQNTPLVEMKNISISFGGIHAVDDASVDLHAGEVVALLGHNGAGKSTLIKILSGAYKRDTGEILINGQPADINNPRDAKRHGIETIYQTLAVADNVDAAANLYLGRELRTPWGTLDDVAMEAKAREVMGRLNPNFQRFKEPVKALSGGQRQSVAIARAILFDARILIMDEPTAALGPQETAQVGELILQLKKEGIGIFLISHDIHDVFDLADRVFVMKNGKVVGHARTQDVTKDEVLGMIIMGKVPPGAVPGPGAMQVV, encoded by the coding sequence ATGACACAACAAAACACGCCTCTTGTGGAAATGAAGAATATCTCCATCTCCTTCGGCGGTATTCATGCCGTTGATGATGCCTCGGTGGATCTTCATGCCGGCGAGGTCGTCGCCCTGCTCGGCCATAACGGCGCGGGCAAATCGACGCTGATCAAAATCCTGTCGGGCGCTTATAAACGCGATACCGGCGAAATCCTGATCAATGGCCAGCCAGCCGACATCAACAATCCGCGTGATGCCAAGCGCCACGGCATCGAGACCATCTACCAGACGCTGGCCGTTGCCGACAATGTCGATGCCGCCGCCAATCTCTATCTGGGACGCGAGCTGCGCACCCCCTGGGGGACGCTGGATGATGTGGCGATGGAGGCCAAGGCGCGTGAGGTGATGGGGCGCCTTAATCCGAATTTCCAGCGCTTCAAGGAGCCGGTCAAGGCGCTGTCAGGCGGCCAGCGTCAATCGGTGGCCATTGCCCGCGCCATCCTGTTCGATGCCCGCATCCTGATCATGGATGAGCCGACCGCAGCGCTTGGCCCCCAGGAAACCGCCCAGGTGGGCGAGTTGATCCTGCAACTGAAAAAGGAAGGCATCGGCATTTTCCTGATCAGCCACGACATTCACGATGTCTTCGATCTCGCCGACCGGGTGTTCGTGATGAAAAACGGCAAAGTGGTCGGCCATGCCCGCACGCAGGATGTCACCAAGGACGAGGTATTGGGCATGATCATCATGGGCAAAGTGCCGCCGGGTGCCGTGCCTGGACCCGGCGCGATGCAGGTGGTTTGA
- the xylF gene encoding D-xylose ABC transporter substrate-binding protein, with translation MKSVLKLMAVAAVMTSAYGPVHAKDLVVGVSWSNFQEERWKTDEAAIKEALKAHGAKYISADAQTSAAKQLTDIESLIAQGANALIVLAQDSSAIGPAIEKAAAEGIPVIGYDRLIENPNTYYITFDNKEVGRLQAKEVMKVKPTGNYVFIKGGSTDPNADFVFSGQMEVLKDAMASGKIKNVGEAYTDGWKPEIAQKNMEQFLTANNNKVDAVVSSNDGMAGGVVAALEAQGLAGSVPVSGQDGDKAALNRVALGTQTVSVWKDSRMLGKKAGDVAVALAGGKKMSEIPGTAKFKGGTKGVEMESQFLMPQAITKDNLNVVLDAKWIDKKTLCQGVKAGAVEVCK, from the coding sequence ATGAAATCCGTTTTGAAACTGATGGCAGTGGCTGCCGTCATGACGTCTGCCTATGGTCCTGTTCATGCCAAGGATCTGGTGGTTGGCGTGTCCTGGTCCAACTTCCAGGAAGAGCGCTGGAAGACCGATGAGGCCGCCATCAAGGAAGCGCTGAAGGCGCATGGTGCAAAGTATATTTCCGCCGACGCCCAGACATCCGCCGCCAAGCAGCTGACCGATATCGAAAGCCTGATTGCGCAAGGCGCCAACGCACTGATCGTGCTGGCGCAGGATTCGAGCGCCATTGGCCCGGCCATCGAAAAGGCTGCGGCGGAAGGCATTCCTGTCATCGGCTACGACCGCCTGATTGAGAACCCCAACACCTATTACATCACCTTCGACAACAAGGAAGTCGGCCGCTTGCAGGCCAAGGAAGTGATGAAGGTCAAGCCCACAGGCAATTACGTGTTCATCAAGGGTGGCTCGACCGACCCGAACGCCGATTTCGTGTTTTCCGGCCAGATGGAAGTGCTGAAAGATGCCATGGCCAGCGGCAAGATCAAGAATGTCGGCGAAGCCTATACCGATGGCTGGAAGCCGGAAATTGCCCAGAAAAACATGGAGCAGTTTTTGACCGCCAACAACAACAAGGTCGATGCGGTCGTCTCTTCCAATGACGGCATGGCGGGCGGCGTTGTCGCCGCGCTGGAAGCACAGGGTCTGGCCGGTTCCGTGCCAGTGTCCGGTCAGGATGGCGACAAGGCCGCGCTGAACCGCGTCGCGCTTGGCACCCAGACTGTGTCGGTGTGGAAAGACAGCCGCATGCTGGGCAAGAAAGCCGGTGACGTGGCGGTGGCACTCGCCGGTGGCAAGAAGATGAGCGAAATCCCCGGCACCGCCAAGTTCAAGGGTGGTACCAAGGGCGTGGAAATGGAATCGCAATTCCTGATGCCGCAGGCCATCACCAAGGACAATCTCAACGTTGTTCTCGATGCCAAATGGATCGACAAGAAGACGCTGTGCCAGGGTGTGAAAGCTGGCGCGGTTGAGGTGTGCAAGTAA
- a CDS encoding M20 aminoacylase family protein, translating to MEWSDADYADVVEWRRDIHAHPELQFEVHRTAAFVAVKLAEFGCDEIITGIGKTGVVGIIHGQQQTSGKVIGLRADMDALPVEEETGAPWVSTTKGVMHACGHDGHTAMLLGAARSLTRTRAFNGKAVVIFQPAEEGGGGGKAMVDDGLMDRFEIDEIYAMHTEPGLPIGQFTTASGPLAASADGFRIKIEGKGAHGASPHVSVDPLVVGANILLALQTIVSRNVHPRQCAVVTVGWMAGGKAGNVIPQSAEMGGTTRTFDPATRDLIERRVTEIASHVAEAYGAKAAVAYKRMFPPTVNHSGETAFAVGTATSLVGAENVNGSMEPLMGSEDFAFMLEARPGNIMLIGNGDGPSVHDSRYDFNDAAIPFGVEYFKAIVERGLPLE from the coding sequence ATGGAATGGAGCGATGCTGATTACGCTGACGTTGTCGAATGGCGGCGCGATATTCATGCCCACCCTGAGCTTCAATTCGAAGTTCACAGAACGGCTGCCTTTGTGGCAGTAAAGCTTGCTGAATTCGGCTGTGACGAAATCATAACAGGCATCGGCAAGACGGGCGTCGTCGGTATCATTCATGGCCAACAACAGACCAGCGGGAAGGTAATTGGGTTACGAGCTGATATGGATGCGCTACCGGTCGAGGAAGAAACCGGAGCGCCTTGGGTATCTACGACCAAAGGCGTGATGCATGCGTGCGGACATGATGGACACACCGCAATGCTTCTAGGTGCCGCTCGTTCCCTGACCCGGACCCGAGCATTCAATGGGAAGGCCGTGGTTATCTTCCAACCAGCAGAGGAAGGTGGCGGAGGTGGAAAGGCCATGGTCGATGATGGTTTGATGGACCGCTTCGAGATAGATGAGATCTATGCCATGCACACCGAGCCAGGGTTGCCAATTGGTCAGTTCACGACTGCCAGCGGACCATTGGCTGCATCTGCTGATGGCTTTCGGATAAAGATCGAAGGCAAAGGGGCGCACGGAGCATCACCCCACGTCAGCGTTGATCCGCTTGTTGTCGGCGCAAACATCCTTTTGGCGCTTCAGACGATTGTCTCCCGCAATGTCCATCCTCGTCAGTGCGCAGTTGTCACCGTGGGCTGGATGGCGGGCGGCAAGGCTGGCAACGTCATACCTCAGTCGGCCGAGATGGGTGGTACGACCAGGACGTTCGATCCCGCCACACGCGATCTGATAGAAAGACGTGTAACAGAAATCGCGTCGCATGTTGCCGAGGCCTACGGAGCAAAAGCAGCGGTCGCATATAAGCGGATGTTTCCACCGACCGTAAATCACTCAGGTGAAACCGCATTCGCTGTTGGCACAGCGACTTCATTGGTTGGCGCGGAAAACGTAAACGGCTCTATGGAGCCATTGATGGGATCAGAAGACTTCGCGTTCATGCTCGAAGCTAGACCAGGAAACATCATGCTCATCGGAAATGGCGACGGCCCGTCTGTTCATGACTCTCGGTACGACTTCAACGACGCGGCCATTCCCTTTGGTGTCGAATATTTCAAGGCAATCGTGGAGCGAGGCTTGCCGTTGGAATGA